A section of the Williamwhitmania taraxaci genome encodes:
- the kbl gene encoding glycine C-acetyltransferase: MYGKFKDHLQQQLKEIEEAGLYKNERVIVSPQNAEIKINTGQQVLNFCANNYLGLSDHPRLLAAAKKSLDTHGFGMSSVRFICGTQDSHKELEKRISHYFGTEDTILYIACFDANGGVFEPLLGEEDAIISDSLNHASIIDGVRLCKAVRYRYSNANMEDLEEQLKLAQAQRFRLIVTDGVFSMDGNVCPLDKIYALAEKYNAMIMVDESHSAGVVGPTGRGVTEQFKLHGKIDIITGTLGKAFGGGCGGFTTGKKEIIDLLRQRSRPYLFSNSVPPSIVGASIETFNVLEESNVLHDKLVRNTKYFAEKMIAAGFDCKPTQSAIVAVMLYDAKLSQDMAAELLKEGIYVIGFYFPVVPKGQARIRVQVSAAHEMEHLDKCIAAFTKVGKKLGVIK; this comes from the coding sequence ATGTACGGTAAATTTAAAGATCATCTCCAACAGCAGCTTAAAGAAATAGAAGAGGCTGGTTTGTATAAGAATGAAAGAGTAATCGTATCTCCTCAAAATGCCGAGATCAAAATAAACACAGGCCAACAAGTGTTGAACTTTTGCGCCAACAACTACCTTGGGCTATCCGACCATCCTCGCCTACTGGCCGCAGCAAAAAAATCGCTCGACACCCACGGATTTGGCATGTCTTCGGTAAGGTTTATATGCGGAACACAAGATTCTCACAAAGAGTTGGAAAAACGCATATCCCACTACTTCGGAACAGAAGACACCATCCTATACATAGCCTGTTTCGATGCCAACGGTGGCGTTTTTGAGCCACTTCTCGGCGAGGAGGATGCCATAATATCCGATTCTCTTAACCACGCCTCCATCATCGACGGAGTGCGCCTTTGCAAAGCAGTAAGGTATCGCTATTCCAACGCCAACATGGAAGATCTGGAAGAGCAACTTAAACTGGCACAGGCCCAGCGCTTCCGCTTGATCGTTACCGATGGTGTTTTCTCCATGGACGGCAACGTGTGCCCGCTCGACAAAATCTACGCATTAGCAGAAAAGTATAACGCCATGATTATGGTGGACGAAAGCCACTCAGCCGGCGTTGTAGGGCCTACCGGAAGGGGCGTAACCGAGCAGTTTAAGCTACACGGTAAAATCGACATCATCACAGGAACCTTAGGAAAAGCATTTGGCGGTGGTTGTGGCGGTTTCACAACTGGGAAAAAAGAAATTATTGACCTTCTTCGCCAGCGCTCTCGCCCTTATCTTTTCTCCAACTCGGTTCCACCGTCTATTGTTGGCGCAAGCATCGAAACATTTAACGTGCTAGAGGAAAGCAATGTACTTCACGACAAGCTAGTAAGAAATACAAAATATTTTGCAGAGAAAATGATAGCGGCTGGATTCGACTGTAAACCAACCCAAAGCGCTATTGTGGCTGTAATGCTCTACGACGCAAAACTCTCGCAGGACATGGCTGCGGAACTGCTTAAAGAAGGTATCTACGTTATTGGGTTCTACTTCCCTGTTGTTCCAAAAGGGCAGGCACGTATCCGCGTTCAAGTTTCAGCAGCTCATGAAATGGAACACCTAGATAAATGCATTGCTGCCTTTACTAAGGTTGGCAAAAAACTAGGCGTAATAAAATAA